In the genome of Aedes aegypti strain LVP_AGWG chromosome 2, AaegL5.0 Primary Assembly, whole genome shotgun sequence, the window aataaattttcgatttttcatacaacCTGCCCTTAGGTATTCAGAAAGGGGTTTGGGCTCGTTCTGCCAACTTGGTGGAGGCAGATTTCTGGTCTGAACAAGTTTAAACATGGACATTCGAAAGTACCAGAATGAATTGTTGTGCTTGTGgtgagcacttgaagatgggatggaaggtcatAATTTCGTATTAGATTAATAGTCGTTTCTGAGCTTAGGGGAagaggtggtaaaatgaacaccttaaggaaatcatcttgtttctgatagaaaaacgaggaatttttaTAGTTCTTTCGCAtatcatcaaaaatagggatgttatgtAAAGCAGCGACACAAATTCAGActgaaatagttaaattttcacatattttcatcgctatcaaaaaacgatgcaaatgttcattttacctgcactaaaatgtaaaatgaaaagctgttggtggtaatatgaacatcatgcgaaaaacgtgagcaaaacaaatatttttgaaaattttcgttgCATTCCCGATAgtatatccattaatgattgtaacccattcaaaaagaaatctaaaggtatcagatttgacatcatatcataacgaaaaacctcaagactcccgtgctaaaagttacgtcagttctaattttcaaacgaggttttctaaaatcttagttttcgttgacatttgcacttcaattgacctccgtatcaactcgaacactcagatttatgctctaaatcgtccgtgcgtgataaaaaatcaatcaaatttgttttttctcggcaAAAGGCTCGGTGTTCATTTTTCCACCACTTCCCCAACTCACATGTCGTCTTTTATCTACATCcttcgaaccattctgaatggccgttgtgagaatatcaccaagaattTCACACATGCAATAATGCTGGATTGTcttaaaataaaacatgaaaGTTTTCGCTCTCcggatttatttttgttgtttgtcATCATTTTTGTTGAGATGTCCTGAATGCCGTAAATAGTGTACAGAGATCGTTTGCATGGAGTTTATCGGAAGCAGCATGGGAATTGTTATAGTGGGAATCtaaagagcgaattttgtacGACTTCATTGTAGGCCAATACtgcaataaagcatgtaacaaacactaacatttcttctctcCTTATGTGGTTTTCATATCCAACCTGCCATTACTACGAGAAACAATTCATTGGAGAGGTAGACATGACCCTTATCGAGGCAGCGTAATGGCCGAGAAAACTAATGTACCACTTCTCTGTAAACATTCTTATTACCTGTTAAAAGGTAAATCAGattaactaataacaaatttgttccacagTGCAATTTACAAAACACCAAACAAAATCTCTCCATTCCAATTTACTTAGGCAAAAACACTATactaccgctatatgtatgactgattcacGTTCTAATGACCTTGTATCATTCACACGTGTGGTGGAAGTTTAGAGTAGAAGCAAAACtcaaagaaccttctggtcgaAGATGTTGCGCTGCCTACTTCCGAAACTCCTATACCTATGTGtgttttcaaacttatgctggagacatGATctctgacccccttgtacaccaataaattaaaataaaaacgattttcgatgtttcatacaaaataaagGGTTAGATCTATGAGTATCAATGGGctgttttgaatgaaaatttcacaaaacttcaggcataacttgaaatttatcaacACATATCTTTTACTATTTTTTCCTTTCACGAGTTGAAAAGCAATAACAAACGCTATTTGTGTCAGCCTTTCATATTCTGtaacaaacaattttttattttttttgtagtgAAATCGTCCTTATTTGTGAATGGAAAATTACTCAAACAAGTATATTATGCGCTTGTGTTGTGAGAATTTTATTAAACTGTAAATATCTAAAGTCTAGCCAaccaaagtttgtatggaaaattctaAAAGTTGCTAATGTATTGTCCATATTTTCATCACACCTTTCTTTAGTTAACATCTTTTAGAAGGTTTAATTGTGCTGAAGAATTCATCTATAAGTTTAACATTTAATCGATAGTTCAATTCAACTCTAATCAGCTTGTTACACAAATTATGATAACTCACCAATATCCTCCACCATGGCATTCTGCGCCGTAGCACAGAACCGAATCACATATCGCTCGTTAACCGAAGCCGGCACCATATGAATTTTCCCAGATGCATTGATACTACTCAGCAACTTCTCGTTGATCCGATCCGACCCCTTCAGTCGGAAACACACCAGTCCAAGTTTGACGTCGTTGCACACCTCGAAGCGATTGTCCTTCAGGACCAACCGCTCGAACCGTTTCGCCAGATCGATGTGATGTCGAATGTAGTTCTGAAGTCCGGTAATACCATAACTTCGCAGTACGAACCATAGTTTCAGTGATCTAAAGCGGCGACTCAACGGTACACCCCAGTGACGATAGTCGATCGCCGAGTCCGAATATCCATGCTTCAGGTAGAGAGGGTCAACCTGTTCGAAAGAAATTTTAACACGTAACCCTTTCGATGAAAACCATGTAATGATAGCCTACCACCAAAGCTGAAGTTAATCGAATCCTATCGCGAACCCACAACGTCGAACAGTCAAAGTTCGTCAGCAGCCATTTGTTCGGGTTTGTGTTGAACGAATCGGCGTAATCGATTCCCTTCAGCAAATACTTCAACTCCGGACAGATGAACGAATTTCCGGCGTACGCGGCGTCCACGTGCAACCAAACGCTTGGAAATCGCTGCAAAGCCTCCCCTATTTCGTTGATATCGTCAAATGCACAGGATCCCGTAGTGCCCAAGGTAGTGGACACGTAGAAAGGAATCAGTCCCTGCTGTTCGTCCTCCTCCATGGCCTGTCAATTATAACCCTTAATCATCAGTTCATTACGCTTCCCTAATTGATTAGAATCACCTTAACTAGCGTATCAGCCCGGAGGGAGCAATTTTCGTCCGGCTCCAAAATCCTTAACTTTACGAAACAGATCATAGCAGCCTTCTCCACGCAGCTGTGAGCCTCCTTGGAGCAGTAGGCCATCAATTTGGACAGCAGATGGCCTTCTTCGACGAACGGATGCTGCTGCTTGAGATATTTGATGGCCTGCGCTCGAGCTGCCAACATAGTCACCAGGACGCATTCCGAAGCAGATGTCTGCAGTTGTTGCAAGAAGAGGCGCTAAATAGGTTATGACTTCACTTAATCATCGGCCAAAGTGGCGCTCAAATTACCTGAATGACACCGCCTCCTTTGCTGCCCGGTTTCAGCGCTAGAAAGTGATCCGGCAGTCCGATTGCTTTGCCTGCAAATAGGAAAAAGATAAACCACTAGTTAATGACACATTTTCCTCCCTTTTTTCATTTCGTTACAGACGAAGGCTTGCGTAGGCGGTGTTGAGTTCAAACTTTCTGCAGGGCAACTGGAACAGAGCGGGTAAGTGACAGTTTGTTTTAATGTGATGATGTTGTGGTCAGCATGGTATAATCGAGTTAAAATGCAATTTATGATTCGTGGAAAAGTTATGCTTTTGCTTGGGGATAATTCAAAATGGGATCAGAACAAATTTAAAGCAGCAGTTAAAAAGTGAAcgtatagggaaagtgtaccagttatggccatagtggttccctatttggccatatgcaaaatttggataacttttatatttttaatctttttgaatgtttaaacatcaagatttatcctttattttactgctaaaacacaaaagatttttcaaaatgtgaaggaattcaagatatcacgtatggcgaaatagggaaccactatggccataactggtacacctaccctagttgcACTTGAGTGTTTACTGGACTAAAGATATAATTTCTTATTTTTACATTCTTTAGGATCACTCTACGAAAGCATGgcaatttttatgttaatatcTCTGACAATTTGCGAAAATTTTGTAGAGTCTTGTTTGGAAATTCATTATGTTCGAAGATTGCATggtttactaaaaaaaataaatattttggaaattgatagctttttgttatttttactgaaaatttttctgccatatttacacaggttttgTAAGTTTTAACTTTTTaaggtttttgaaaatttctcaagCCATATGCTGTTAATCAGCAAAGGTTTAACAATACAGTGCACAGTGGACTTTTCTGCAAAATAATGTCtttaaattcaatatctctggatgccgctggaataaaatcgatctttttaccgcaaaagaaagatttttccaTGGTCTAAACAATAGTGAGGtgagtgttcactgcacgttattttttcgtacggttttgacctattaaaggtcattttaccctattttcattggaaatgaTATATATTCATAAtgcaatatctctggattccgctggaatagaatcgatctttttaccgcaaaagaaagattttttcataggCTAAACGAAAGTGACGTGAgaattcactgcacgttatttttttgtacggttttggcctattaaaggtcattttaccatattttcaatggaaatgatatattcataattcaatatctctggattccgctggaataaaatcgatctttttaccgcaaaagaaagattttttcataggCTAAACGATAGTAAGGTTATAATTCACTGCACGTTagtttttcgtacggttttggactattaaaggtcattttaccctattttcaatggaagtgaTACATTCATAAATCAATATCTCTTGATTCCGcaggaataaaatcgatctttttatcgcaaaagaaagattttttcatgggcaaaacgatagtgaggtgagaATTCACGGCACGtaattttttcgtacggttttgacctattaaaggtcattttaccctattttcattggaagtGATATATTCAttattcaatatctctggattccgttgaaataaaatcgatctttttactgaaaaaggaagattttttcatggtcTAAACGAAAGTGAGGtgagtgttcactgcacgttatttttttgtacggttttgacctattaaaggttattttaccctattttcattggaaatgatatatttataattcaatatctctggattccgccggaataaaatcgatctttttaccgcaaaagaaagattttttcatgggctaAACGATAGTAAGGTTAtaattcactgcacgttatgttttcgtacggttttggcctattaaaggtcattttaccctattttcaatggaagtgaTACATTCAtaaatcaatatctctggattccgctggaataaaatcgatctttttatcgcaaaagaaagattttttcatgggcgaaacgatagtgaggtggagttcactgcacgttatatTTCGTATGGTTTTTACCTACTAAAGGTcgttttaccctattttcaatggaaatgatatatttgtaattaaatatctctggattccgttggaataaaatcgatctttttacggCAAAAGAAGGACTTTTTCATGGGCAAAACTACAGTGAGGTAAGTATttactgcacgttattttttcgtgcgagtttgacctattaaaggtcTTCTTatcctattttcaatggaaatgatatATTCATACCAGTTGTCTTTTTCAGCGAAAGTTACTAGCAtccaatgaaaaaatcattacACCTTTCTGCTTCAAGTATTGACAACGACCAAGTACCGATAAGATAAGTCTTTCTAGAATGTTTTAACATAACAAACTATATTGAGGTATCTCATTTCTAACAAATACAGGGTGAAATTGCCTTTGATAGTACAAACCTATGCGAAAAAATAACGTACCGTAAGTACTCACTCTACCATTAATttactcatgaaatttttgattcttTCGAGGTTCAAAGATATACTAACGATCTTTGTACCTCGAaagaatcaaaaatttcagcggaaTCAAAAGAAACGATTAATGAATATCTCAATCCTATAAAAAATaggatataaaaaaatatttttttaattggcaAAAATCATACTCAAAAATCACGTTCCCCACCTTCTCCCCTCAATATTGTTTGGCTATTGAGGCAAAAATATCGGTTCTATCTCAGCAAAATTCAGAGTTATTGATTAAGAAGCATATAATTTCTAACAAAAACAGTAGTATGacaatcgatcggacaaactcGTGCAAAAAACTCGTTTGCCGTGAATACTCATCC includes:
- the LOC5578213 gene encoding aromatic-L-amino-acid decarboxylase; the encoded protein is MDSREFRRRGTEMVEYICNYLETLEQRRVTPSVEPGYLRHLLPGEAPEEPEPWEKIMEDVESKIMPGVTHWQHPRFHAYFPSGNSFPSILGDMLSDGIGCIGFSWAASPACTELETIVLDWLGKAIGLPDHFLALKPGSKGGGVIQTSASECVLVTMLAARAQAIKYLKQQHPFVEEGHLLSKLMAYCSKEAHSCVEKAAMICFVKLRILEPDENCSLRADTLVKAMEEDEQQGLIPFYVSTTLGTTGSCAFDDINEIGEALQRFPSVWLHVDAAYAGNSFICPELKYLLKGIDYADSFNTNPNKWLLTNFDCSTLWVRDRIRLTSALVVDPLYLKHGYSDSAIDYRHWGVPLSRRFRSLKLWFVLRSYGITGLQNYIRHHIDLAKRFERLVLKDNRFEVCNDVKLGLVCFRLKGSDRINEKLLSSINASGKIHMVPASVNERYVIRFCATAQNAMVEDIDYAWDVITDFAAEILEKEQADEVTEIVDRRKTHTLAQKRSFFVRMVSDPKIYNPAINKAQTPRISTEVTSPSADGTVVTVQSPKTPGSASWISWPLAFLFTNSDDGPKNDMPLRFRHLDTMVRLSASRRNSATGGASSPSPEGENGIVLAKSPKRSPIMVRRRGTSPSNQPNAGNGSTK